One part of the Sorangiineae bacterium MSr11954 genome encodes these proteins:
- the rplI gene encoding 50S ribosomal protein L9, with translation MPATIQVILQQDVPNVGSSGELVKVRPGFARNYLLPRQLAVPATIAQVHRVEHEKAVALAKAEKLKKESRELAQKLSALQITIARAVGEDDKLFGSVTAKEIHAAVEAQGITFDRKKMQLAEPLKQLGAVEIPVKLLSDVVATLKVEVVKK, from the coding sequence ATGCCCGCCACGATTCAAGTCATTCTGCAGCAAGATGTTCCGAACGTCGGATCCTCGGGTGAGCTGGTCAAGGTTCGCCCCGGGTTCGCGCGCAACTACCTCCTCCCGCGCCAGCTGGCCGTCCCGGCCACCATCGCGCAGGTGCACCGCGTGGAGCACGAGAAGGCCGTGGCCCTCGCCAAGGCCGAGAAGCTGAAGAAGGAGAGCCGCGAGCTCGCCCAGAAGCTCTCGGCGCTCCAGATCACCATCGCCCGCGCGGTGGGCGAGGACGACAAGCTCTTTGGATCCGTCACCGCCAAGGAAATCCACGCGGCGGTGGAGGCCCAGGGCATCACCTTCGACCGCAAGAAGATGCAGCTCGCCGAGCCGCTCAAGCAGCTCGGGGCCGTCGAAATCCCCGTGAAGCTCCTGTCGGACGTCGTCGCGACCCTCAAGGTCGAAGTCGTCAAGAAGTAG
- the rpsR gene encoding 30S ribosomal protein S18 produces the protein MAMLDDDKDFGRTPDLNQDAPGRRRTGKKRVCKFCAEKVTVIDYKDPQALRYFISDRGKVVPRRISGNCALHQRKVTQAIKRARNIALLPFTVTA, from the coding sequence ATGGCCATGCTGGATGACGACAAGGATTTTGGACGTACCCCGGATCTGAACCAGGATGCCCCCGGCCGCCGCCGCACTGGCAAGAAGCGCGTTTGCAAGTTCTGCGCGGAGAAGGTCACGGTCATCGACTACAAGGACCCGCAGGCGCTCCGTTACTTCATCTCCGACCGCGGCAAGGTCGTTCCCCGCCGCATCAGCGGTAACTGCGCGCTGCACCAGCGCAAGGTCACCCAGGCGATCAAACGCGCGCGCAACATCGCGCTCTTGCCCTTCACCGTCACGGCCTGA
- a CDS encoding ribose-phosphate pyrophosphokinase, whose protein sequence is MFKKVCLFAGNANPELAGSIASYLETPLSKVKITRFSDNESFCEINENVRGVDAFVIQPTSSPVNDNVMELLIMCDALRRASAGSITAVIPYYGYGRQDRKVAPRTPITSKLVADLIQVSGVTRVVSVDLHAGQIQGFFNIPFDHLYAMPVMLEDYLRKSFDSSAVFVSPDSGGVERARAYSKRLNASLAIVDKRRERANVSEVMHLIGDVKDKECIIIDDMIDTAGTLCGAARALVNHGATKVVACATHGVFSGPAIKRISESPITEVIVTDSIPLSAEAKQCAKIRQVSIARLLGEAIKRIHSSDSVSSLFA, encoded by the coding sequence ATGTTCAAGAAGGTCTGTCTCTTCGCGGGGAACGCGAACCCCGAGCTCGCTGGCTCGATTGCGAGTTACCTGGAAACGCCGCTGTCCAAGGTAAAAATCACGCGTTTCAGCGACAACGAGTCGTTCTGCGAGATCAACGAGAACGTGCGCGGGGTCGACGCGTTCGTGATTCAGCCCACCTCGAGCCCCGTCAACGACAACGTGATGGAGCTCCTCATCATGTGCGACGCCCTCCGTCGCGCCTCCGCGGGCTCGATCACGGCCGTCATCCCGTACTACGGCTACGGGCGTCAGGACCGCAAGGTCGCACCGCGCACCCCCATCACGTCGAAGCTCGTGGCCGACTTGATCCAGGTGTCGGGCGTGACCCGCGTGGTCTCGGTCGACCTGCACGCCGGGCAAATCCAAGGCTTTTTCAACATTCCGTTCGACCACCTCTACGCCATGCCGGTGATGCTCGAGGACTACCTGAGGAAGAGCTTCGACTCCTCCGCGGTCTTCGTCTCCCCCGACTCGGGCGGCGTGGAGCGCGCCCGCGCCTACTCCAAGCGCCTCAACGCCAGCCTGGCCATCGTCGACAAGCGCCGCGAGCGGGCCAATGTCAGCGAGGTGATGCACCTCATCGGCGACGTGAAGGACAAGGAGTGCATCATCATCGACGACATGATCGACACCGCCGGCACCCTCTGCGGCGCCGCCCGCGCGCTGGTCAACCACGGCGCGACCAAGGTCGTTGCCTGCGCAACACACGGCGTCTTCTCGGGCCCCGCCATCAAGCGCATCAGCGAATCGCCCATCACGGAGGTCATCGTCACCGACTCCATCCCGCTGTCGGCCGAGGCCAAGCAGTGCGCGAAGATCCGCCAGGTCAGCATCGCGCGCCTTCTGGGCGAGGCCATCAAGCGCATCCACAGCTCCGACTCGGTCAGCTCGTTGTTCGCGTAG
- a CDS encoding LysR substrate-binding domain-containing protein: MDLFRSMRVFRAVVEAESFARASKKLNISTAWVSKHVSELEKHLGAQLLRRTTRSLSLTESGQIYYRQCAEILDDVGRAEESVSALRDAPRGTLRVTAPMSFGILHLAPRLPEFSSRYPDVTLDLVLTDRVVDLIDEAFDVAVRIAAQLPDSRLAARKLFTGRRVLCAAPAYIAKRGAPSSLRALDEHDCLIYSLHATPHEWAFEAPDGALQKVHVNGCFIANNSIVIRAMLLAGSGIAIIPEFVVGDELRAGALVELLPTHRPIGATAHAVYAHSRQGSPKIRAFVDFLVERLADRPAERTEKKRRARG, translated from the coding sequence ATGGATTTGTTTCGGTCGATGCGGGTCTTCCGCGCGGTGGTGGAAGCGGAGAGCTTCGCGCGCGCCTCGAAGAAGCTGAACATCTCCACGGCCTGGGTGAGCAAACACGTCTCTGAGCTCGAGAAGCACCTTGGCGCGCAGCTCCTGCGGCGAACCACGCGCAGCTTGAGTCTGACGGAGAGCGGGCAAATCTATTACCGGCAGTGCGCCGAGATCCTCGACGACGTCGGCCGCGCCGAGGAATCGGTGAGCGCGCTGCGCGACGCCCCGCGCGGCACCTTACGGGTGACCGCCCCCATGTCCTTCGGCATTTTGCATTTGGCGCCCCGCTTGCCCGAGTTTTCGAGCCGGTATCCCGATGTAACGCTCGACTTGGTGCTCACCGATCGCGTGGTCGATCTGATCGACGAGGCGTTCGACGTGGCCGTGCGCATCGCGGCCCAGCTCCCCGATAGCCGCCTGGCCGCGCGCAAGCTCTTCACCGGGCGCCGCGTTCTCTGCGCCGCGCCCGCGTACATCGCCAAGCGCGGGGCTCCGAGTTCGCTGCGCGCGCTCGATGAGCACGATTGCCTCATTTACAGCCTGCACGCGACACCGCACGAATGGGCGTTCGAAGCGCCCGACGGCGCCTTGCAGAAGGTGCACGTGAACGGGTGCTTCATCGCCAACAACAGCATCGTCATCCGCGCCATGCTGCTCGCCGGGAGCGGCATCGCCATCATCCCCGAGTTCGTGGTGGGGGACGAGCTGCGCGCGGGAGCGTTGGTCGAGCTGCTGCCAACCCATCGCCCGATCGGCGCCACGGCGCACGCCGTCTATGCGCACAGCCGCCAAGGCTCCCCGAAGATTCGCGCGTTCGTCGACTTTCTGGTCGAGCGGCTCGCCGACCGCCCCGCGGAGCGCACGGAGAAAAAACGGCGCGCGCGCGGCTGA
- a CDS encoding 50S ribosomal protein L25, translating into MSAATTSSSSASTGSAIAQLSVSARLAAGKGEAKRLRKSGQIPAIAYGKTLASTPIAVAPKEVITILKSEHGKNSVIRVQLSGAERLVMIRDYSYHPVRRELEHVDFVEVKLDEEIDVEIPLIATGKAEGVVKGGLLRQVYRTLPVRCRPDRIPLKIEVDVTPLELNGHIFTQHLKLDEGVSVRLPAEQTLIAVVAPEKDRSADEAAAAPGAAAAPAAAAAGGKAAAAPAKDAKAAAPAKDAKKK; encoded by the coding sequence ATGAGCGCGGCCACCACCTCCAGTTCCTCCGCTTCCACCGGTTCGGCGATTGCCCAGCTCTCCGTTTCGGCACGCCTTGCTGCGGGCAAGGGAGAAGCGAAGCGCTTGCGCAAGAGCGGTCAGATCCCGGCGATCGCATACGGCAAGACGCTCGCGTCCACGCCGATCGCGGTCGCGCCGAAAGAAGTGATCACCATCTTGAAGAGCGAGCACGGAAAAAACTCCGTCATCCGTGTTCAGCTGAGCGGCGCCGAGCGCCTCGTCATGATCCGCGACTACTCGTACCACCCGGTTCGCCGTGAGCTCGAGCACGTCGACTTCGTCGAGGTGAAGCTCGACGAGGAGATCGACGTCGAGATCCCGCTCATCGCCACCGGCAAGGCCGAAGGCGTCGTCAAAGGCGGCCTCCTTCGCCAGGTTTACCGCACCTTGCCCGTGCGCTGCCGTCCGGACCGCATCCCGCTGAAGATCGAGGTCGACGTCACCCCGCTCGAGCTCAATGGCCATATCTTCACGCAGCACCTGAAGCTCGACGAGGGCGTCAGCGTCCGTCTCCCCGCGGAGCAAACGCTCATCGCCGTCGTCGCCCCCGAGAAGGATCGCTCGGCCGACGAAGCCGCCGCCGCCCCGGGCGCCGCCGCTGCCCCGGCCGCCGCTGCCGCGGGTGGCAAGGCCGCCGCCGCACCCGCCAAGGATGCGAAGGCCGCCGCACCGGCCAAAGACGCGAAGAAGAAGTAA
- the pth gene encoding aminoacyl-tRNA hydrolase, translating to MKLVVGLGNPGKKYEDTRHNIGFMVADAIHRAGTFPEWREKFSGVFTKGAHNALLKPQTFMNLSGDSVQPCAAFLKVEPADIIVVHDELDLPYGDTRVKFGGGHAGHNGLRSIIQRLGTPDFVRVRVGIGRPPPGFRGDVADYVLTGFDPVERAELPDVVNGAVTAAHSVVMNGVSAAMNAVNVRKK from the coding sequence GTGAAGCTCGTCGTCGGCCTCGGCAACCCGGGGAAAAAATACGAAGACACCCGCCACAACATCGGGTTCATGGTCGCCGATGCGATTCATCGCGCCGGCACGTTCCCCGAGTGGCGGGAGAAGTTCTCCGGCGTCTTCACCAAGGGAGCGCACAACGCGCTCCTCAAGCCGCAGACCTTCATGAACCTGTCGGGCGACAGCGTTCAGCCGTGCGCCGCCTTTCTCAAGGTCGAGCCCGCCGATATCATCGTCGTCCACGACGAGCTGGATCTGCCCTACGGCGATACGCGCGTAAAATTCGGTGGTGGCCACGCGGGCCACAACGGGCTGCGGAGCATCATCCAGCGCCTTGGAACGCCGGATTTCGTGCGGGTGCGCGTGGGCATCGGGCGGCCGCCGCCCGGCTTCCGGGGCGATGTCGCCGATTATGTGCTGACCGGCTTCGACCCGGTGGAGCGTGCCGAGCTGCCCGATGTGGTGAATGGGGCGGTGACGGCGGCGCACTCCGTGGTGATGAACGGCGTGAGCGCGGCCATGAATGCCGTGAACGTCCGAAAAAAATAG
- the dnaB gene encoding replicative DNA helicase produces MRGKKEVHEPPTIDGRVPPHDLDAEAAVLSAVLIDSMALDRVLEFLKPEHYYSEAHRRIYEACIELRQNGQPVDIVQVGSWLKNRDRIQQIGGMAYLTEILNCAPAVANIAAYGKTIHEKWRVRQLIATCQRVAAQGYIDYGDAQQYIDGAEQSVYELSRTSESSSVEKLISVMKKSFKQLTDAMQRGDRITGISTGFTRYDRLTAGLHPGDLTIVAARPGMGKTSFVLNVAVNAASPKGRELENDPNQRWEQEGAGVAVFSLEMPREQLANRMVCSEGKVDVSKVRSGFLGQQDWNRLTQAAAFLGSLPIWIDDSPSLSILELRAKVRRLQAEYDRDPDDNGRGARKIGLVVIDYLQLMKGRDGVSSREQEISEISRGLKGLAKELKVPVIALSQLNRAVETRSEKSKRPQISDLRESGAIEQDADNICFIYRDDYYNKEGSTEPKVAELIIAKQRNGPTGTVKVRFDHEYTRFDNLAEGEYEDEPG; encoded by the coding sequence ATGCGGGGGAAGAAGGAGGTTCACGAGCCCCCCACCATCGATGGCCGGGTTCCGCCGCACGACCTCGACGCCGAGGCGGCCGTTCTCTCGGCGGTGCTCATCGACAGCATGGCGCTCGACCGCGTCCTGGAGTTCCTCAAGCCGGAGCACTACTACTCCGAGGCGCACCGGCGCATTTACGAGGCGTGCATCGAGCTTCGCCAGAATGGGCAGCCGGTCGACATCGTGCAGGTCGGCAGCTGGCTCAAAAACCGCGATCGCATCCAGCAGATCGGCGGCATGGCGTACCTCACGGAGATTTTGAACTGCGCCCCCGCGGTGGCCAACATCGCGGCCTACGGCAAGACCATCCACGAGAAGTGGCGCGTTCGCCAGCTGATCGCCACCTGCCAGCGGGTCGCCGCCCAGGGCTACATCGACTACGGCGACGCGCAGCAGTACATCGATGGCGCCGAGCAATCGGTCTACGAGCTGAGTCGAACCTCCGAGTCGAGCAGCGTCGAAAAGCTGATCAGCGTCATGAAGAAGTCGTTCAAGCAGCTGACCGACGCCATGCAACGCGGCGATCGGATCACCGGCATTTCGACGGGCTTCACCCGCTACGATCGCCTCACCGCCGGCCTGCACCCGGGCGACTTGACCATCGTCGCCGCCCGCCCCGGCATGGGCAAGACCAGCTTCGTCCTCAATGTCGCCGTCAACGCCGCGAGCCCCAAAGGCCGCGAGCTCGAGAACGATCCAAACCAGCGCTGGGAGCAAGAAGGGGCAGGGGTGGCCGTCTTCTCCTTGGAAATGCCGCGCGAGCAGCTGGCCAATCGTATGGTGTGCTCCGAGGGCAAGGTCGACGTCAGCAAGGTGCGCTCGGGCTTCCTCGGGCAGCAAGACTGGAACCGCCTGACCCAGGCGGCCGCCTTCCTCGGCAGCCTGCCCATCTGGATCGACGACTCGCCGTCGTTGAGCATCCTCGAGCTGCGCGCCAAGGTGCGCCGCCTCCAAGCCGAGTACGATCGCGATCCCGACGACAACGGACGCGGCGCGCGCAAGATCGGCCTGGTGGTCATCGACTACTTGCAGCTCATGAAGGGCCGCGATGGCGTGAGCTCGCGCGAGCAGGAAATCAGCGAAATTTCCCGAGGGCTCAAGGGGCTCGCCAAGGAGCTCAAGGTGCCGGTCATCGCCCTGTCCCAGCTCAATCGCGCGGTGGAGACGCGCAGTGAGAAGTCCAAGCGCCCCCAGATCAGCGACCTGCGCGAGTCGGGCGCCATCGAGCAGGACGCCGACAACATCTGCTTCATCTACCGCGACGACTACTACAACAAAGAGGGCTCCACCGAGCCCAAGGTGGCCGAGCTCATCATCGCCAAGCAACGAAACGGCCCCACGGGAACCGTGAAGGTCCGCTTCGACCACGAGTACACCCGCTTCGACAACCTCGCCGAGGGCGAATACGAAGACGAGCCGGGGTAG
- a CDS encoding ArsA family ATPase — protein sequence MPSSLETIVDTRRVIITVGAGGVGKTTTSAALGVAAAQRGKRVLCMTIDPAKRLAESLGIERMNTEAMEIDPKLFQRAGAPLTGSLTVMMVDTKRTFDELVIKYSSSPESAKRLLENKLYQYVSTSLAGTQEYMAMEKLIAVKNDPRYDVVFLDTPPTANALDFLDAPGRLVDALDSAAMKWFIDAFQSTGKLSLNILARSASVVLRAIGKITGGSFLQDVAQFITELNDLFGGFKERAARVQETLRGTDVAFVLVTSPAPMSIKEVLYFSDRLEQHHMPRGALVVNRYRVPPPFAAEAPIPISVSAAAVAMHKLTLDEDAPERLSRAHYDAVKLAALDAHHIRALETRLPADVPVVKVPELASDVHDVKLLSDLARTLLQGGI from the coding sequence ATGCCTTCGTCCCTCGAGACCATCGTCGACACGCGCCGCGTGATCATCACGGTGGGGGCCGGTGGAGTCGGTAAAACGACGACTTCCGCGGCGCTCGGTGTGGCCGCCGCCCAGCGTGGCAAGCGCGTCCTCTGCATGACCATCGATCCGGCCAAGCGCTTGGCCGAGAGCTTGGGCATCGAGCGGATGAACACCGAGGCGATGGAGATCGACCCGAAGCTATTCCAGCGGGCGGGCGCGCCGCTCACCGGATCGCTCACGGTGATGATGGTCGACACCAAGCGCACCTTCGACGAGCTCGTGATCAAGTACTCGTCGAGCCCCGAGAGCGCCAAGCGGCTCCTGGAGAACAAGCTTTACCAGTACGTCTCCACGTCCCTGGCCGGCACGCAGGAGTACATGGCGATGGAGAAGCTCATCGCCGTGAAGAACGACCCGCGCTACGACGTGGTCTTCCTCGACACGCCCCCCACGGCCAACGCGCTGGACTTCCTCGATGCCCCCGGCCGGCTCGTCGACGCGCTCGACTCGGCCGCGATGAAGTGGTTCATCGACGCCTTTCAGTCCACCGGCAAGCTGTCGCTCAACATCCTCGCCCGCTCGGCCTCCGTGGTGCTCCGCGCCATCGGAAAGATCACCGGCGGCAGCTTTCTCCAAGACGTGGCGCAGTTCATCACCGAGCTCAATGATCTCTTCGGCGGCTTCAAAGAGCGCGCGGCCCGCGTGCAGGAGACGCTTCGGGGCACCGACGTGGCCTTCGTGCTGGTCACGTCGCCCGCGCCCATGAGCATCAAAGAGGTCCTCTACTTTTCGGACCGGCTGGAGCAGCACCATATGCCGCGCGGCGCGCTGGTGGTGAACCGCTACCGGGTCCCGCCGCCGTTCGCGGCCGAGGCGCCGATCCCTATTTCGGTCTCGGCCGCCGCCGTGGCCATGCACAAGCTCACCCTCGACGAAGACGCGCCCGAGCGCCTGTCGCGCGCCCACTACGATGCCGTCAAGCTGGCAGCCCTCGATGCGCACCACATCCGCGCGCTCGAGACGAGGCTCCCGGCCGACGTCCCCGTCGTCAAAGTGCCCGAGCTGGCGTCCGACGTGCACGATGTGAAGCTCCTGTCGGATCTCGCGCGAACCTTGCTGCAAGGTGGCATCTAG
- the rpsF gene encoding 30S ribosomal protein S6 → MAAATTTQALKSKEYETIYILRGDVDPDTAEKVQNRVAEVVSREAGKLTKVEAWGRRRLAYPVAKNKKGVYVYVKYVGRGGLVNELERNLKLQDAVLKFQTVLVKEDVDEAAITIDPEEVKLARLELPAEEEEKESRERALGLVDLGPEASHRGREDRDTERDEDFGDEEAPESGAAKGAAGGGESNGEEA, encoded by the coding sequence ATGGCAGCTGCCACCACCACCCAAGCACTGAAGTCGAAGGAGTACGAGACCATCTACATCCTTCGTGGCGATGTCGATCCCGACACCGCGGAGAAGGTTCAGAACCGCGTCGCCGAAGTCGTCTCGCGCGAAGCCGGCAAGCTCACCAAGGTCGAGGCCTGGGGCCGCCGCCGCCTCGCGTACCCCGTCGCCAAGAACAAAAAAGGCGTCTACGTCTATGTGAAGTACGTGGGGCGTGGCGGGCTGGTGAACGAGCTCGAGCGCAACCTGAAGCTGCAGGACGCCGTCCTCAAGTTCCAGACGGTCCTCGTCAAGGAAGACGTCGACGAAGCGGCGATCACCATCGATCCCGAGGAAGTGAAGCTGGCTCGCCTCGAGCTCCCGGCCGAGGAAGAAGAGAAAGAGTCGCGCGAGCGCGCCCTCGGTCTGGTCGATCTCGGACCCGAAGCCTCCCACCGCGGCCGCGAAGATCGCGACACCGAGCGCGACGAGGATTTCGGTGACGAGGAAGCCCCCGAGAGCGGTGCGGCCAAGGGCGCAGCTGGCGGTGGTGAAAGCAACGGAGAGGAGGCTTGA